The DNA sequence GTGGTCCACAGTCGGTCGTCTCCTGTCGGTCTGCACGGCTGCACGCAGGACGATTCCCCGTGGGAACCCCTGCCGGGACGGCCGTGGCCTGGGCCTGCGTTCGACCCGCAACGAACTCCACCGTAACCCGCTTGGCACCCCGGGACAAAACCGTCGCCGGGCCGGATGCTATGCCCGGGTGACGCCGTGCGGCCACCATGAGCGACGCGGCCCCTCGGCCGCTCTGGCCCATGTCGCGGCACGCGCGGCCACCCCACCGCCGGGGACGCGGAGGCGACGTACGGTCAAGCGGTGCCGCCTCGCCGCAGGTCCCCCGCGACCCCGTCCTCCACCACCGCGTCCCCGTCGAGACGTGGGTCCGGGCGGGCGTCCCGCGCCAGGTACGCGAAGCGACGGCAGCGACGCCTCTCGCGCGTCGACAACGACCTCACCGCGTCGCAGTGGGCCGACCTCCTCCACGCGTGGGCCGGATGCGCCTACTGCCGTTCGCCGGGCCCGGCCCTTCAGCGCGACTGCGTCATGCCCGTGTCGCGAGGCGGTCGCTACACGCTGGAGAACGTGGTCCCCGCGTGCGCCTCCTGCAACGCGAGCAAGCACAACAGCGAGGTCACCGGGTGGCTGCGGCGCAAGAAACTCGACGAGCGCACGTTCCTGGTCCGGCACGCGACGATCCTGCGGGCCCTGCGAGCCGACGAGTAGCGCGAGCCCGGTGGGCTAGGGTTCAGTCCCAGCCACCAAACGGCTCGGGGGCGGCGAGGTCGGCGCTCAGCTCGTCGTCGTCGACCTCCCAACACGAGTGCTCCGCACCGTCCACCAGGACCACGGGCAGGCGGTCCCCGTATTCCACCGCGAGCTCGGGATCGGCGGCACGGTCCACGTCCACCACCTCGAGCCGGGCGCGCGCGCGGGCGCACAGCGGCAGCAGCTGGCCGTGGACGCGGACGCAGCTTCCGCAGCCCTCGCGGGTAAGCAGGGTCACCGTGTGCACCATGCACTGATAGTGCCCGACCCCCTCCGGGCTCCCCTAGGATGGGGTCCCACCCCCACTAGGAGGTCCACCCGGTGAACGACCACACCGACGCCGCCGTTGACTCAGACCCGGCCTCGAATCCGGACCCGGCGTCGGATTCAGACCCCATCGTGGAGTCGGACCCGGACCCGGATGCAGGTGGCACCCGTCTCCGGCTTCCCGGGCGGGCGGACGTCACCAGTGCCATCGGCCGACTGATCTGGCGCCGTCGCAACCACCGTGACCAGCGCGTCGCCGGCGAGGCCTCGGCCAGGAACGCGGTCAAGCTCGAACCCGGGGCCGAGCCGGGCCCGCCGCTCGCCGACGCCACCGCCGAGGATCTCGACGACCACGCCGCGACGCAGTTCGTCCCCGACCCGCAGGCGGCGGCGTTCTTCGACGTGGACAACACCCTCATCCAGGGCGCCTCGATCATCCTGCTCGCCCGCGGGTTGGCCAAGCACAAGTTCTTCACCGCGCAGGACGTGGCGTCGATGGCGTGGTCGCAGGTCAAGTTCCGGGTCTCCGGCAAGGAGAACGCCGAGGATGTGGCGGCGGGCCGCGAGAAGGCCCTGAACTTCGTCAAGGGTCACACCGTCGCAGAGCTGACCGCGCTGAGCGAGGAGGTCGTGGACACCTCGATGCTCGACCGCGTCTGGCCCGGCACCCGCTCGCTGGTCCAGATGCACCTCGACGCCGGTCAGCAGGTCTGGTTGGTCACCGCGACGCCGGTCATGCTCGCGCGGGTGATCGCGTCGCGGCTCGGACTCTCGGGTGCGCTGGGCACGGTGGCCGAGGAGGAGGACGGCGTGTACACGGGCCGGTTGGTGGGCGACATCCTGCACGGGCCCGGCAAGGCGCACGCCATCTCCACCCTCGCCGAGGCCGAGGGCTTCGACCTGTCCAAGTGTTACGCGTACTCGGACAGCTTCAACGACATGCCCATGCTCACGATGGTCGGCCACCCGGTGGCCATCAACCCTGACGGGCGGCTCCGCAAGTACGCCTCGGAGAACGGCTGGGACATCAAGGATTTCCGCACCGTGCGCAAGGCCGCCAAGAAGGCGGTCCCGGGTGTGCTCGCGGTGGGCGGGCTGGCCGGCGCGCGGGCGGCCGTCAAATCCTCGTACGGCGTGCGCACCATCGACCAGATCCGACGGATCTTCTGACCCGACCGCCCCCGAACCGCCACCAGACCCGAACCGCCAGCAGACCCCCGCCGGCGAGCGCGGCCGCGCGGCTCA is a window from the Dietzia sp. JS16-p6b genome containing:
- a CDS encoding glutaredoxin family protein — protein: MVHTVTLLTREGCGSCVRVHGQLLPLCARARARLEVVDVDRAADPELAVEYGDRLPVVLVDGAEHSCWEVDDDELSADLAAPEPFGGWD
- a CDS encoding HNH endonuclease encodes the protein MPPRRRSPATPSSTTASPSRRGSGRASRARYAKRRQRRLSRVDNDLTASQWADLLHAWAGCAYCRSPGPALQRDCVMPVSRGGRYTLENVVPACASCNASKHNSEVTGWLRRKKLDERTFLVRHATILRALRADE
- a CDS encoding HAD family phosphatase produces the protein MNDHTDAAVDSDPASNPDPASDSDPIVESDPDPDAGGTRLRLPGRADVTSAIGRLIWRRRNHRDQRVAGEASARNAVKLEPGAEPGPPLADATAEDLDDHAATQFVPDPQAAAFFDVDNTLIQGASIILLARGLAKHKFFTAQDVASMAWSQVKFRVSGKENAEDVAAGREKALNFVKGHTVAELTALSEEVVDTSMLDRVWPGTRSLVQMHLDAGQQVWLVTATPVMLARVIASRLGLSGALGTVAEEEDGVYTGRLVGDILHGPGKAHAISTLAEAEGFDLSKCYAYSDSFNDMPMLTMVGHPVAINPDGRLRKYASENGWDIKDFRTVRKAAKKAVPGVLAVGGLAGARAAVKSSYGVRTIDQIRRIF